A window of the Candidatus Tanganyikabacteria bacterium genome harbors these coding sequences:
- a CDS encoding ATP-binding protein, producing MSLVEMLKALILDSQDGRLEPGVPRELQVAPVPGKATVLVGVRRCGKSTYLSQVMHGLLARDVPRENILYLNFFDDRLHGMRHDDLGAIVEAYFGLYPAKKDTETVHCFFDEIQMVPGWEPFIDRLLRTEKCQIYLTGSSAKLLSKEVATQMRGRALSWELFPFSFREYLRFAGVPAGEALSTRGRLLVQDAFERYWAEGGFPEVAGLRRDLRIATHQDYLNAILFRDLIERHDISHPKALTDLAYWLIDNAGSLYSINGLTGHLKALGHRAPKAAVSEYLEWFEDAYFLFTVRLHDASLTRSLANPKKIYCVDHSLVTSVTSGLLVNSGHLLENLVFMALRRRHSEIRYYRTRTGREVDFAIPDRGRVPALVQVSQSLADRATRKRELAALGEAMREVEAKAATVVTWSEQEVLESEGRRIEVTPAWRFLLDGAARGAGSGS from the coding sequence ATGTCCCTCGTCGAGATGCTCAAGGCGCTCATCCTGGATTCTCAGGATGGTCGTCTGGAGCCGGGCGTTCCGAGGGAGTTGCAGGTGGCACCTGTCCCGGGCAAGGCCACCGTCCTGGTGGGCGTTCGCCGGTGCGGCAAGTCGACCTACCTGTCCCAGGTCATGCATGGCTTGCTCGCCCGCGATGTGCCTCGCGAGAACATCCTGTACCTCAACTTCTTCGACGACCGCCTTCACGGTATGCGGCACGACGACCTCGGCGCGATCGTCGAGGCCTACTTCGGCCTCTATCCGGCGAAGAAGGATACCGAGACCGTCCACTGCTTCTTCGACGAGATCCAGATGGTGCCGGGCTGGGAGCCCTTCATCGACCGGCTCTTGCGCACCGAGAAGTGCCAGATCTACCTGACCGGCTCGTCGGCGAAGCTCCTGTCGAAGGAAGTCGCCACGCAGATGCGTGGCCGTGCCCTGTCCTGGGAGCTGTTCCCGTTTTCTTTCCGGGAATACCTGAGATTCGCGGGCGTGCCGGCCGGAGAAGCCCTCTCCACACGCGGCAGGCTGCTGGTGCAGGACGCCTTCGAGCGCTACTGGGCCGAGGGGGGATTTCCCGAGGTAGCCGGACTGCGGCGCGATCTGCGGATCGCCACCCACCAGGACTACCTGAACGCGATCCTGTTCAGGGACCTGATCGAACGCCACGACATCTCTCACCCCAAGGCTCTGACGGATCTGGCCTACTGGCTGATCGACAACGCGGGGTCGCTTTACTCCATCAACGGTCTCACCGGGCATCTCAAGGCTCTCGGGCACAGGGCACCCAAGGCCGCGGTCTCCGAGTACCTGGAGTGGTTCGAGGATGCATACTTCCTGTTCACCGTGCGTCTCCACGACGCCTCGCTGACCAGGAGCCTCGCCAACCCGAAGAAGATCTACTGCGTTGACCACTCCCTGGTCACGTCGGTGACGTCAGGGCTCCTCGTCAACTCGGGCCACCTCCTCGAAAACCTGGTATTCATGGCGCTGCGGCGCCGGCACTCCGAGATCCGCTACTACCGGACCCGGACGGGCCGCGAAGTGGACTTCGCGATACCGGATCGCGGTCGCGTCCCCGCACTCGTCCAAGTCAGCCAGTCGTTGGCGGACCGGGCGACTCGCAAGCGCGAGTTGGCGGCCCTCGGGGAGGCGATGCGCGAGGTGGAGGCCAAGGCGGCAACCGTGGTGACGTGGAGCGAGCAGGAGGTTCTCGAGAGCGAAGGCCGGCGAATCGAGGTGACTCCTGCCTGGCGCTTCCTGCTCGACGGCGCGGCCAGAGGTGCAGGGTCCGGCTCCTAA
- a CDS encoding ATP-binding protein, giving the protein MTRRTYRPRVVDREVSDAMSALGAVAIEGPKACGKTESARQHAGSEVLLDLDPQAALAARVDPRLVLDGPTPRLLDEWQIVPEIWNAVRRAVDDRGLAGQFLLTGSARRPADIRRHGGAGRFSIVQMRPMTLFERGKSSGAASISRLLDGEGPEPARSELTVRDYASEVATGGWPALLMADEQAAVRFNRGYVDTIVDIDIHTVDGVRRDPVRVRRFLHAFAQVVAHPARLATIVQRAAGEDAGGGAGGGPSRWTGTEYLDALARLMVVEDQPAWQPELRSRSRLTAAPKRHLADPALAAALLHRDAAGLLGDLRTFGFLFESLVVRDLRVFAQAARASVLHYREEKGDLECDAVIEREDGAWAAFEVKLGAADIDAAATALLRLAGRTVRKPACLGVLTATGYTYRRDDGVLVIPVGALGP; this is encoded by the coding sequence ATGACCAGAAGAACCTACCGACCCCGCGTCGTGGACCGCGAGGTCAGCGACGCCATGAGTGCCCTTGGAGCGGTCGCGATCGAGGGGCCGAAGGCCTGCGGCAAGACCGAGTCCGCTCGCCAACATGCCGGAAGCGAGGTCTTGCTCGACCTGGACCCCCAGGCGGCGCTGGCTGCGAGAGTGGATCCCCGGTTGGTCCTTGACGGCCCGACGCCGCGCTTGCTGGATGAGTGGCAAATCGTTCCGGAGATCTGGAACGCGGTCCGGCGCGCCGTGGACGATCGAGGCCTGGCGGGACAGTTCCTGTTGACGGGTTCGGCACGGCGTCCGGCCGACATCCGGCGCCATGGCGGAGCTGGAAGGTTCTCGATAGTGCAGATGCGCCCCATGACGCTGTTCGAACGCGGGAAGTCTTCGGGCGCAGCCTCCATTTCCCGGCTGCTCGACGGAGAGGGACCGGAGCCGGCGCGATCAGAATTGACCGTGAGGGACTATGCCAGCGAAGTCGCAACAGGGGGCTGGCCCGCTCTCCTCATGGCAGACGAGCAAGCAGCCGTACGGTTCAATCGCGGTTACGTCGATACGATCGTCGACATCGACATCCACACCGTCGACGGCGTTCGTCGCGATCCGGTGCGCGTCCGGCGCTTCTTGCACGCCTTCGCGCAGGTCGTCGCTCACCCCGCCAGGCTCGCCACGATCGTCCAGCGGGCGGCGGGCGAGGATGCTGGCGGCGGCGCTGGCGGCGGCCCTTCGAGATGGACAGGAACGGAGTATCTCGATGCACTTGCACGGCTCATGGTCGTGGAAGACCAGCCAGCCTGGCAGCCGGAACTGAGATCGCGCTCGCGTCTGACCGCCGCGCCCAAGCGGCACCTGGCCGATCCCGCCCTTGCGGCCGCCCTCTTGCATCGCGACGCGGCCGGCCTCCTCGGGGATCTGCGTACTTTTGGCTTCCTGTTCGAGTCGCTGGTGGTGCGGGATCTCAGGGTCTTCGCCCAGGCCGCCCGTGCCTCCGTGCTGCACTATCGCGAGGAAAAGGGAGATCTCGAATGCGACGCGGTGATCGAAAGGGAAGACGGCGCCTGGGCCGCCTTCGAGGTGAAGCTCGGCGCAGCCGACATCGACGCCGCCGCGACGGCCCTGCTCAGGTTGGCCGGGCGAACCGTTCGCAAGCCCGCCTGTCTCGGAGTCCTCACCGCCACGGGATACACGTACCGGCGCGACGACGGAGTGCTCGTCATTCCGGTCGGGGCCCTGGGGCCATGA
- a CDS encoding zinc carboxypeptidase yields the protein MTRRAWQSLSAAAATLGIVAGCGLPVQTRVQGVDTAWLETAFAKGRDVVRVAVDYKDAGVLTKLADAGMDVWGVDEAAKRAFGTLTKGQLGVVKGLGINVQPAPDRLRTFNNFDKGYHTYDTMLADLKSLAAKGDQIAELVDLGPTYETIKGKADRRIWGLHIRKGDAADKPGVVFLACHHAREIATPEVALGVAKMLVDGYGKDPEVTAAVENRDIWVVPMVNPDGHARAAKGEDWRKNTDPETSLVNVFWGAYGPGVDLNRNYAYHWGEGGASTRPDDPTYRGKAAGSEPEVQAVMKLVSSRKFTYLMTYHSFSNLILWPWGYTDDPPPDGRLPAIGKKLGQLSGYKPQQSKDLYRTSGDTTDWAFGQQGILSYTTEMGSWGDGFDPPYSRVATFWKESEPGARYLLKTADNPGAVFGPEVKVAADGRVTAPDGATVEAFVDRPAAPGTGSKIAGKLPTTGGKRLVYVRARVGNGPWGPTEVAWSR from the coding sequence TTGACCCGGAGAGCCTGGCAGTCCCTGTCTGCGGCTGCCGCCACCCTCGGAATCGTCGCCGGCTGCGGCCTGCCGGTGCAGACCCGCGTACAAGGGGTCGACACCGCCTGGCTGGAGACCGCCTTCGCGAAAGGCCGCGACGTGGTCCGCGTGGCCGTCGACTACAAAGACGCCGGGGTCCTCACGAAGCTCGCCGACGCCGGCATGGACGTCTGGGGCGTGGACGAAGCGGCAAAGCGGGCGTTCGGCACGCTCACGAAGGGCCAGCTCGGCGTGGTCAAGGGGCTGGGCATCAACGTGCAGCCCGCTCCCGATCGCCTCCGCACCTTCAACAACTTCGACAAGGGCTATCACACCTACGACACGATGCTCGCCGACCTCAAGAGCCTGGCCGCCAAGGGCGACCAGATCGCCGAACTGGTCGACCTCGGCCCCACGTACGAGACCATCAAGGGCAAGGCCGACCGCCGCATCTGGGGCTTGCACATCCGCAAGGGCGATGCCGCCGACAAGCCCGGCGTGGTCTTCCTCGCCTGCCACCACGCCCGCGAAATAGCGACGCCGGAAGTCGCTCTGGGCGTCGCCAAGATGCTCGTGGACGGCTACGGCAAGGATCCCGAGGTCACCGCCGCCGTGGAAAACCGCGACATATGGGTGGTGCCGATGGTCAATCCCGACGGGCATGCCCGCGCCGCCAAGGGCGAGGACTGGCGCAAGAACACCGATCCCGAGACCAGCCTGGTAAACGTGTTCTGGGGCGCCTATGGCCCCGGCGTGGACCTCAATCGCAACTACGCCTACCACTGGGGCGAGGGCGGCGCGTCCACTCGGCCAGACGATCCGACCTACCGCGGCAAGGCCGCCGGCTCCGAGCCCGAGGTGCAGGCCGTGATGAAGCTGGTGAGCTCGCGGAAGTTCACCTACCTGATGACCTACCACAGCTTTTCCAACCTGATCCTGTGGCCCTGGGGCTACACCGACGATCCGCCGCCGGACGGCCGGCTCCCGGCCATCGGCAAGAAGCTTGGCCAGCTCTCGGGCTACAAGCCGCAGCAGAGCAAGGATCTCTACCGCACCAGCGGCGACACCACCGACTGGGCCTTCGGCCAGCAGGGCATCCTGTCCTACACGACCGAGATGGGCTCGTGGGGCGACGGCTTCGATCCACCTTACAGCCGCGTCGCCACGTTCTGGAAGGAGAGCGAGCCAGGTGCCCGCTACCTGCTCAAGACCGCCGACAACCCGGGCGCCGTCTTCGGGCCCGAGGTCAAGGTGGCCGCCGATGGGCGAGTCACGGCCCCCGACGGCGCGACCGTGGAGGCCTTCGTGGACCGGCCGGCGGCTCCCGGCACCGGAAGCAAAATTGCGGGGAAACTACCTACAACCGGCGGAAAGCGGCTCGTCTACGTCCGCGCGCGGGTCGGCAACGGCCCCTGGGGTCCGACGGAAGTGGCCTGGTCACGGTAA
- a CDS encoding AAA family ATPase yields the protein MDNAILEANERVRGVAERFSEIIGEVRRVIVGQAALLDRLLIALLADGHILLEGVPGLAKTLSISTLARVMQAEFSRIQFTPDLLPADILGTSIFDAKKGRFTTKRGPIFGNLVLADEVNRAPAKVQSALLEAMQERQVTIGGESMPLPDPFLVMATMNPLDQEGTYALPEAQLDRFMLKVRVSYPSKAEELEIIDRMSTRTDVRLEKLGTPDLVLEARRLVDDIIVSDKIKKYVVDLVFATRFPKEAGFDDLAGLIAYGASPRASIYLTKAARAHAFLRKRAYVLPDDVKAVCADVLRHRISLTYEAEAEDVSVEAVIRRILAMKVP from the coding sequence CTGGACAACGCCATCCTCGAAGCAAACGAGCGCGTCCGCGGCGTCGCGGAGCGCTTCTCCGAGATCATCGGGGAGGTTCGGCGGGTTATCGTGGGCCAGGCGGCCCTGCTTGACCGGCTGCTGATCGCCCTTCTGGCCGACGGGCACATCCTGCTCGAGGGCGTGCCGGGGCTGGCCAAGACGCTCAGCATCAGCACCCTGGCGCGAGTCATGCAGGCCGAGTTCAGCCGCATCCAGTTCACGCCGGATCTGCTGCCTGCCGACATCCTGGGCACGTCCATCTTCGACGCCAAGAAGGGCCGTTTCACCACCAAGCGCGGCCCGATTTTCGGCAACCTGGTGCTGGCCGACGAGGTCAACCGCGCGCCCGCCAAGGTGCAGAGCGCCCTCCTCGAGGCGATGCAGGAGCGGCAGGTGACGATCGGCGGCGAGTCGATGCCGCTTCCCGACCCCTTCCTGGTCATGGCGACGATGAACCCGCTGGATCAAGAGGGGACCTACGCCCTGCCCGAAGCGCAACTCGACCGCTTCATGCTCAAGGTGCGGGTCAGTTATCCCAGCAAGGCCGAGGAACTCGAGATCATCGACCGCATGAGCACCCGCACCGACGTTCGGCTTGAGAAACTGGGCACGCCCGACCTGGTCCTGGAGGCCCGGCGCCTGGTCGACGACATCATCGTGTCGGACAAGATCAAGAAGTACGTCGTGGACCTCGTCTTCGCGACGCGCTTCCCGAAGGAAGCGGGCTTCGACGATCTGGCCGGTCTCATCGCCTACGGCGCTTCCCCGCGCGCCAGCATCTACCTGACCAAGGCCGCCAGGGCGCACGCCTTCCTGCGCAAGCGGGCCTACGTCCTGCCCGACGACGTCAAGGCGGTCTGCGCCGACGTCCTGCGTCACCGCATCTCGCTCACCTACGAAGCCGAGGCCGAGGATGTCTCGGTGGAAGCCGTCATCCGGCGCATCCTGGCCATGAAGGTCCCGTGA
- a CDS encoding DUF58 domain-containing protein: MSPEPRDFRRRPGPKSGTGPLAFKKAARRAGQAGRIVTGTSAAQATPESVARRIRRLEIRTDRLVRTILGGEYRSVFKGRGMQFDEVREYQEGDDPRTIDWNVTARMDRLFVKKYVEERELTVILAVDISASLDFATAGEDLKRDLAAKFAMAIALTAIANNDRVGLFLFTDGTERFIPPRRGRTHGLRLIRDMLAYRARGRQTDFTAAAGALARLLCKPATVFVCSDFLASDLDALKRLTGKHDVVAVTLADRAEEDLPELGLVEFRDPETGQQIVVDTGDRGVREHYREKAQARRRRRQAAFRAMGVDEVELYTHESFLRPLFAFFRQRGSRRVRRRAR, from the coding sequence ATGAGCCCCGAACCCAGGGATTTCCGCCGCCGCCCCGGGCCGAAGAGCGGTACCGGGCCTCTCGCATTCAAGAAGGCGGCCAGGCGCGCCGGCCAGGCGGGGCGCATCGTCACAGGCACCTCGGCCGCTCAGGCGACTCCCGAGAGCGTGGCGCGGCGCATCCGCCGCCTGGAGATCCGCACCGATCGCCTGGTCAGGACGATCCTGGGCGGCGAGTACCGCAGCGTCTTCAAGGGGCGGGGCATGCAGTTCGACGAAGTGCGCGAGTACCAGGAGGGCGACGATCCACGCACCATCGACTGGAACGTCACGGCCCGCATGGACCGCCTGTTCGTCAAGAAGTACGTGGAAGAGCGCGAGCTCACGGTCATCCTGGCGGTCGACATCTCGGCGAGCCTCGATTTCGCCACGGCGGGAGAGGATCTCAAGCGCGACCTCGCGGCCAAGTTCGCGATGGCCATCGCGTTGACGGCGATCGCCAACAACGACCGCGTGGGCCTGTTCCTGTTCACCGACGGCACCGAACGATTCATCCCCCCGCGGCGCGGCCGCACCCACGGCCTGCGGCTCATCCGGGACATGCTGGCCTACCGGGCGCGCGGGCGGCAGACCGACTTCACCGCGGCCGCCGGCGCCCTCGCCCGCTTGCTCTGCAAGCCCGCCACGGTCTTCGTTTGCTCGGATTTCCTCGCGTCGGACCTCGACGCCCTCAAGCGCCTCACGGGCAAGCACGACGTCGTTGCCGTCACCCTGGCCGATCGCGCCGAAGAGGACTTGCCCGAACTCGGTCTGGTGGAGTTCCGGGATCCCGAGACCGGCCAGCAGATCGTCGTCGATACCGGCGACCGGGGGGTGCGGGAGCACTATCGCGAGAAGGCGCAGGCGCGGCGGCGGCGGCGCCAGGCGGCATTCCGCGCCATGGGCGTCGACGAGGTCGAACTGTACACCCACGAGTCGTTCCTGCGACCGCTGTTCGCGTTCTTCCGGCAGCGGGGGTCGCGGCGGGTGCGCCGGCGGGCCCGATGA
- a CDS encoding PRC-barrel domain-containing protein, translating into MDIKLGSAIWTRTGEPCGSIQRVIVDPASRKVDSLVVEYGPAGAVVVPISLVSRRDDRLVVDATRAEIAGMPRFVVVDYCLPTTEGLAWQGATTETPCPVLWTRVPPSLAGEQHPTPLPIEHVAVSDTQAVIDKGMRVECLDGRCGEVSDVIAECGALAGIMVRRGFVFGRDLLIPPGWIERVEGAAVHLRATREQVEKLAESEAKHEWDQPP; encoded by the coding sequence ATGGACATCAAGCTGGGCAGCGCGATCTGGACGCGGACCGGGGAACCGTGCGGATCGATCCAGCGCGTCATCGTCGACCCGGCCAGCCGCAAGGTCGACAGCCTGGTCGTCGAGTACGGTCCGGCGGGGGCCGTGGTCGTGCCCATCTCGCTGGTCTCCCGGCGCGACGATCGCCTGGTGGTCGACGCCACGCGCGCCGAGATCGCCGGCATGCCCCGCTTCGTGGTCGTGGACTACTGCCTGCCGACGACCGAGGGCCTGGCGTGGCAAGGCGCGACCACCGAGACACCCTGCCCGGTGCTCTGGACGCGCGTCCCGCCCTCGCTGGCCGGGGAGCAGCATCCGACGCCCTTGCCGATCGAGCATGTGGCCGTCAGCGACACCCAGGCCGTGATCGACAAGGGGATGAGAGTCGAGTGCCTCGACGGGCGCTGCGGCGAGGTCTCCGACGTCATCGCCGAATGCGGCGCCCTCGCCGGAATCATGGTGCGCCGCGGCTTCGTCTTCGGCCGGGACCTGCTGATCCCGCCCGGCTGGATCGAGCGAGTCGAAGGCGCGGCCGTCCACTTGCGGGCGACTCGCGAACAGGTGGAGAAGCTCGCCGAATCGGAGGCGAAGCACGAGTGGGATCAGCCGCCCTAG
- a CDS encoding FliI/YscN family ATPase translates to MIFPVEPYRLALRDMEPVRARGQVTQLVGLIVEALLQGVRMGELCYIYSQDRKTIFPCEVVGFKPRRVMLMPLVDLEGIGAGCDVVATGRMVSVKVGPKLLGRVLDGLGNPIDGKGPLEYETTYAQMNPPPNSMKRALIDTVVPTGIRVMDGFLTLGKGQRIGIFAGSGVGKSMMLGQIARQTKADLSVIGLVGERGREVREFLEQSLGEEGLKRSVVVVATSDSPSLMRFKAPLVATSIAEYFRDQGNDVFLMMDSMTRFAMAMREIGLAVGEPPAQKGYTPSVFALIPKLLERAGTSDVGSITAIYTVLVDGGDMDEPIADCVRGVLDGHIVMLRSIAAQGIFPAIDVLQSVSRLIEVLASREHKLARQAVFQMIADYKEVQDLLNVGAYVRGSNPAYDRAISMWDQIKGFLKQDLNDNTPFDETVKQLRMLGSTTSAASMFT, encoded by the coding sequence ATGATCTTCCCCGTAGAGCCTTACAGGCTTGCGCTGCGCGACATGGAGCCGGTCCGCGCCCGCGGCCAGGTCACGCAGTTGGTCGGGCTGATCGTCGAGGCGTTGCTCCAGGGCGTACGGATGGGCGAGCTCTGCTACATCTACTCGCAGGATCGCAAGACGATCTTCCCGTGCGAGGTGGTGGGCTTCAAGCCGCGCCGCGTCATGCTGATGCCGCTGGTCGATCTCGAGGGGATCGGGGCAGGCTGCGACGTGGTCGCGACCGGCCGCATGGTCAGCGTCAAGGTCGGCCCGAAGCTGCTGGGGCGGGTCCTCGACGGTCTGGGCAACCCGATCGACGGCAAGGGGCCGCTGGAGTACGAGACGACCTACGCCCAGATGAATCCGCCGCCCAACTCGATGAAGCGCGCGCTCATCGACACGGTGGTTCCGACCGGCATCCGGGTCATGGACGGCTTCCTCACGCTCGGCAAGGGCCAGCGCATCGGGATCTTTGCCGGATCGGGCGTGGGCAAGAGCATGATGCTCGGCCAGATCGCCCGCCAGACGAAGGCCGACCTGTCGGTCATCGGCCTGGTCGGGGAGCGCGGGCGCGAGGTCCGCGAGTTCCTGGAGCAGTCGCTGGGCGAGGAGGGCCTCAAGCGCTCGGTCGTCGTGGTCGCCACGTCCGATTCGCCGAGCCTCATGCGCTTCAAGGCGCCGCTCGTGGCGACCAGCATCGCGGAGTACTTCCGGGACCAGGGCAACGACGTGTTCCTCATGATGGACTCGATGACCCGCTTCGCGATGGCGATGCGCGAGATCGGCCTGGCGGTGGGCGAGCCGCCGGCCCAGAAGGGCTACACCCCGTCGGTGTTCGCGCTCATTCCGAAACTGCTCGAACGGGCCGGCACCAGCGATGTCGGGTCGATCACGGCCATCTACACGGTGCTCGTGGACGGCGGCGACATGGACGAGCCGATCGCCGACTGCGTCCGGGGCGTACTCGACGGCCACATCGTCATGCTGCGCAGCATCGCGGCGCAGGGCATCTTCCCGGCCATCGACGTGCTGCAAAGCGTATCCCGTCTCATCGAGGTGCTGGCCAGCCGGGAGCACAAGCTCGCGCGCCAGGCCGTGTTCCAGATGATCGCCGACTACAAGGAAGTCCAGGACCTGCTCAACGTGGGGGCGTACGTGCGGGGCTCGAACCCGGCGTACGACCGGGCCATCTCGATGTGGGACCAGATCAAGGGCTTCCTCAAGCAGGATCTGAACGACAACACGCCGTTCGACGAGACCGTCAAGCAACTCAGGATGCTCGGGTCCACGACGTCGGCCGCGTCGATGTTCACATAG
- a CDS encoding DUF2225 domain-containing protein produces the protein MSQSGNAMVSREVTCPLCEAVFTYYTPRAHSASLLRRDNDFCPYYSGPNPLYYLVWVCPSCKFAAYKDDFKTLEPRSLGPLRDLLKADQLGMAVNYNQVERSLFAALRSFQLALNSYTARSFPAEVRAGVALRAGWMCRYSGELRRELGFLEMARDLYKEAFEGGLRRDKHVDDLQVAFLIGELMLRTGKIPDAMRYFMLLIQAPDAKDNLGRSAKDRLYDSKQAVRVKEILDDIALLGPMGDQGRGLLAVNTEIKSFKPGTTVCTKGEAGESMYVIASGKVRVYLDDPAACDPVAVLGAGDTIGEMSLFTGEPRSATVVAGDDAPHRKGQPEPYVELIEIRKPAVRNLLKVVPEVAQGVAEKISSRKAQNAGVPAHVAAGAPAEAPPREVAAAGASDAAREHEQSILLDKIKRFFGVHAEE, from the coding sequence ATGTCCCAGAGCGGAAACGCGATGGTCAGCCGCGAGGTTACGTGCCCGCTCTGCGAGGCGGTGTTCACGTACTATACGCCGCGCGCCCATTCCGCGAGCCTGCTGCGGCGCGACAACGACTTCTGCCCGTACTACTCGGGCCCGAATCCGCTCTACTACCTGGTCTGGGTCTGTCCATCCTGCAAGTTCGCGGCGTACAAGGATGATTTCAAGACCCTCGAGCCGCGCTCCCTCGGCCCGCTGCGCGATCTCCTCAAGGCCGATCAGCTAGGGATGGCGGTCAACTACAACCAGGTCGAGCGCTCCCTGTTCGCGGCTCTCCGAAGCTTCCAGCTAGCCCTCAACAGCTACACCGCCCGCTCCTTCCCGGCCGAGGTCCGTGCCGGCGTGGCCCTGCGAGCCGGCTGGATGTGCCGCTACTCCGGCGAGTTGCGCCGCGAGCTGGGATTCCTGGAGATGGCCCGCGACCTCTACAAGGAGGCGTTCGAGGGCGGCCTGCGGCGCGACAAGCACGTCGACGATCTCCAGGTCGCCTTCCTGATCGGGGAGCTGATGCTCCGCACCGGCAAGATACCCGACGCGATGCGCTATTTCATGCTGCTGATCCAGGCGCCGGACGCCAAGGACAACCTGGGCCGCTCCGCGAAGGATCGGCTCTACGACTCGAAGCAGGCCGTCCGCGTCAAGGAGATCCTGGACGACATCGCGCTCCTTGGCCCCATGGGCGATCAGGGCCGCGGTCTCCTGGCCGTCAACACGGAGATCAAGTCCTTCAAGCCGGGCACGACCGTGTGCACCAAGGGCGAGGCCGGGGAGTCGATGTACGTCATCGCGAGCGGCAAGGTGCGGGTGTACCTCGACGATCCCGCCGCCTGCGATCCGGTCGCGGTCCTCGGCGCGGGCGACACCATCGGCGAGATGAGCCTGTTCACCGGCGAGCCGCGCAGCGCCACTGTCGTCGCCGGCGACGACGCGCCGCACCGCAAGGGGCAGCCCGAACCGTACGTCGAACTGATCGAGATCCGCAAGCCGGCGGTGCGCAACCTGCTGAAGGTCGTGCCGGAGGTCGCGCAGGGCGTGGCCGAGAAGATCTCCTCGCGCAAGGCCCAGAACGCCGGAGTGCCTGCCCATGTCGCGGCCGGTGCGCCGGCCGAAGCGCCGCCGCGCGAAGTGGCGGCCGCCGGGGCGTCGGATGCCGCCCGCGAGCACGAGCAGTCGATCCTGCTGGACAAGATCAAGCGCTTCTTCGGCGTCCACGCGGAAGAGTAG